A DNA window from Qipengyuania spongiae contains the following coding sequences:
- a CDS encoding recombinase family protein yields the protein MTLIGYARVSTVDQDPALQLDALHDAGVKRIFEDRGVSGAKTERPGLCDALSFLREGDTLVVWRLDRLGRSMTHLLETVGELEKEGIGFRSLTENIDTTTPTGRLVFHIFGALGQFERDLIRERTNAGLRAAAARGRKGGRPRAVTDEKLSRARALIKQGLTVREAASRVRVGKSALYDALRNEPLSAS from the coding sequence ATGACACTGATCGGTTATGCCCGCGTGTCGACCGTGGATCAGGATCCCGCGCTGCAGCTCGATGCTCTTCACGATGCCGGCGTGAAACGCATCTTTGAGGATAGAGGTGTATCGGGTGCAAAGACCGAACGGCCTGGTCTGTGCGATGCGCTATCGTTTCTGCGGGAAGGGGACACGCTGGTGGTATGGCGGCTTGATCGTCTCGGCCGGAGCATGACCCATCTGCTCGAAACCGTCGGCGAGCTAGAGAAGGAGGGCATTGGCTTCCGATCCCTGACCGAGAACATCGATACCACCACCCCTACCGGTCGCCTCGTCTTCCACATCTTCGGCGCGCTAGGCCAGTTCGAGCGCGATCTAATTCGAGAAAGAACGAACGCCGGGCTTCGCGCTGCGGCCGCACGTGGACGAAAGGGCGGTAGGCCGAGGGCTGTTACAGATGAGAAGCTGTCCCGTGCGCGCGCGTTAATAAAACAGGGACTGACGGTGCGAGAGGCAGCAAGTCGGGTCCGCGTCGGAAAATCGGCGCTATACGATGCGCTACGGAACGAGCCGCTGAGCGCAAGTTGA
- a CDS encoding AbrB/MazE/SpoVT family DNA-binding domain-containing protein, whose protein sequence is MNAHISRLAAGGRLVVPATLREALGVKPGDQLFMKVADGMLQVWSQQQAIIRAQARLRDLTGGKRSLVDELLAERRAEAAGEDGPA, encoded by the coding sequence ATGAATGCTCACATTTCCAGACTTGCTGCCGGTGGTCGGCTTGTCGTACCTGCCACGTTACGCGAAGCGTTGGGAGTAAAGCCAGGCGATCAACTTTTCATGAAGGTGGCAGATGGGATGTTGCAGGTTTGGTCCCAGCAACAGGCTATCATCCGCGCTCAGGCGCGATTGCGCGATTTAACCGGGGGCAAGCGATCGCTGGTGGACGAACTGCTCGCCGAGCGTCGCGCCGAGGCCGCGGGCGAGGACGGCCCCGCATGA
- a CDS encoding type II toxin-antitoxin system VapC family toxin — protein MSHVFDASAVLALVNSEKGAAKAASLIAGSSLSAVNAVEVQQKLIDVGMSAEDAEGLLDSLGLTIMPFDARQASLASALRPFSRRHGLSLADCACISLALALDRPALSGTQAWNNIAKEVGFRFDNVRQ, from the coding sequence ATGAGTCACGTTTTTGACGCCTCGGCAGTGTTGGCTTTAGTCAACAGCGAGAAGGGAGCCGCAAAAGCAGCCTCGCTGATCGCCGGGTCCTCGCTATCCGCAGTGAATGCAGTCGAGGTGCAGCAGAAGTTGATCGACGTCGGAATGAGCGCCGAGGATGCCGAGGGGCTGCTGGATAGCCTCGGCCTGACCATAATGCCTTTTGACGCCCGGCAAGCCAGTCTCGCCTCTGCTTTGCGCCCCTTTTCCCGCCGACACGGGCTCTCTCTCGCGGACTGCGCCTGTATCTCCCTCGCTCTCGCGCTCGACCGTCCCGCGCTCTCGGGTACCCAGGCATGGAACAACATCGCAAAAGAAGTTGGTTTCCGCTTTGACAACGTGCGACAATAA
- a CDS encoding AAA family ATPase encodes MTDPASAQLLPSPVPNQIGQLADAGERMIERLRKRAFLPESRKGLSIRFGIAEAARLLDCSTNRIRMAEDDGRLPPPPALENGRRAGYTIEQLLHMREVLGASPVRGSGDPPTIVAVQNFKGGVGKSTVTTHLAHYFAIQGYRVLVVDCDSQATTTTLFGFNPHYTVSREETLYPYLSIDPTRSDLAYAVKPTPWPNVDLIPSNLELFDVEYELAAAGAQGESVLATRFRKLKQGLTELAESYDIVILDPPPALGTISLAVMQAANALLVPMAATTPDFCSTVQFLSMMDQVLGQLEEAGIAVDYRFVRLICSKFDANDPSHAMVRAIMEQSFGPALLPIPILESAEISHAALRMMTVYELEKPIGTARTHKRSRTNLDEALGQLEQLVRSQWSHESVGSKNEPVQAN; translated from the coding sequence ATGACCGATCCCGCTTCAGCACAACTTTTACCCTCCCCCGTTCCGAACCAAATCGGCCAGCTCGCCGATGCCGGAGAGCGAATGATCGAGCGGTTAAGGAAACGTGCCTTCCTACCTGAAAGTCGCAAGGGACTCTCGATCCGTTTCGGTATTGCGGAAGCCGCGCGGCTGCTTGATTGTTCCACCAACCGCATTCGCATGGCCGAGGATGATGGCCGCCTGCCCCCGCCCCCGGCGCTGGAGAACGGGCGGCGCGCAGGCTACACGATCGAACAGCTGCTGCACATGCGTGAAGTGCTGGGCGCCAGTCCGGTGCGCGGCTCCGGCGATCCGCCAACGATAGTCGCAGTGCAGAACTTCAAAGGCGGCGTAGGCAAATCCACCGTCACCACCCACCTCGCCCATTACTTCGCAATTCAAGGCTACCGCGTTTTGGTAGTCGACTGCGACAGCCAGGCCACCACCACCACCCTGTTCGGCTTCAATCCGCATTATACCGTCTCGCGCGAGGAGACTCTCTACCCTTATCTTTCGATCGACCCGACCCGCAGCGATCTCGCATATGCCGTAAAGCCGACACCGTGGCCCAATGTCGATCTGATTCCGTCCAATCTCGAGCTTTTCGATGTCGAATATGAACTGGCTGCGGCCGGAGCGCAGGGGGAAAGCGTTCTTGCGACCCGGTTTCGAAAGCTCAAGCAGGGCCTCACCGAACTGGCCGAAAGCTACGACATCGTGATCCTCGACCCGCCGCCGGCTTTGGGCACGATCAGCCTGGCCGTGATGCAGGCGGCCAATGCCCTGCTGGTCCCGATGGCCGCAACCACTCCCGATTTCTGCTCCACCGTGCAATTCCTGTCGATGATGGATCAGGTGCTGGGCCAGCTGGAGGAAGCAGGGATTGCGGTTGATTATCGCTTCGTGCGCCTGATCTGTTCCAAGTTCGACGCGAACGATCCTAGCCATGCGATGGTCCGCGCAATCATGGAACAGAGCTTTGGCCCTGCCCTTCTTCCCATTCCGATCCTGGAAAGCGCGGAAATCAGCCACGCAGCGCTGCGAATGATGACGGTCTATGAACTGGAAAAGCCGATTGGCACGGCCCGGACCCACAAACGCAGTCGGACCAATCTGGATGAGGCGCTCGGCCAGTTGGAACAACTGGTCCGCAGCCAATGGAGCCATGAGAGCGTCGGCAGCAAAAACGAACCGGTTCAGGCAAACTGA